One stretch of Callospermophilus lateralis isolate mCalLat2 chromosome 11, mCalLat2.hap1, whole genome shotgun sequence DNA includes these proteins:
- the Phf12 gene encoding PHD finger protein 12 isoform X1 produces MWEKMETKTIVYDLDTSGGLMEQIQALLAPPKSDEAEKRSRKPEKEPRRSGRATNHDSCDSCKEGGDLLCCDHCPAAFHLQCCNPPLSEEMLPPGEWMCHRCTVRRKKREQKKELGHVNGLVDKTGKRTTSPSSDTDLLDRSASKTELKAIAHARILERRASRPGTPTSNASTETPTSEQNDVDEDIIDVDEEPVAAEPDYVQPQLRRPFELLIAAAMERNPTQFQLPNELTCTTALPGSSKRRRKEETTGKNVKKTQHELDHNGLVPLPVKVCFTCNRSCRVAPLIQCDYCPLLFHMDCLEPPLTAMPLGRWMCPNHIEHVVLNQKNMTLSNRCQVFDRFQDTISQHVVKVDFLNRIHKKHPPNRRVLQSVKRRSLKVPDAIKSQYQFPPPLIAPAAIRDGELICNGIPEESQTHLLNSEHLATQAEQQEWLCSVVALQCSILKHLSAKQMPSHWDSEQTEKADIKPVIVTDSSITTSLQTADKAPTPSHYPLSCPSGISTQNSLSCSPPHQPPALEDISCSSCVEKSKKAPCGTTNGPVNTEVKANGPHLYSSPTDSTDPRRLPGANTPLPGLSHRQGWPRPLTPPAAGGLQNHTVGIIVKTENATGPSSCPQRSLVSVPSLPPSIPSSCASIENTSTLQRKTVQSQIGPPLTDSRPLGSPPNATRVLTPPQAAGDGILATGANQQRFCSPAPSSDGKVSPGTLSIGSALTVPSFPANSTAMVDLTNSLRAFMDVNGEIEINMLDEKLIKFLALQRIHQLFPSRVQASPGSVGTHPLTSGGHHTEVQRKEVQARAVFYPLLGLGGAVNMCYRTLYIGTGADMDVCLTNYGHCNYVSGKHACIFYDENTKHYELLNYSEHGTTVDNVLYSCDFSEKTPPTPPSSIVAKVQSVIRRRRHQKQDEEPSEEAAMMSSQAQGPPRRPCNCKASSSSLIGGSGAGWEGTALLHHGSYIKLGCLQFVFSITEFATKQPKGDASLLQDGVLAEKLSLKPHQGPVLRSNSVP; encoded by the exons TAACCCTCCACTGAGTGAAGAGATGTTGCCTCCCGGGGAGTGGATGTGTCACCGGTGCACTGTTCGCCGAAAG AAACGAGAGCAGAAAAAGGAGCTGGGCCATGTCAATGGACTGGTGGACAAAACTGGCAAACGGACTACATCACCCAGCAGTGACACTGACTTGTTGGACAGATCAGCTAGCAAAACTGAACTCAAGGCCATTGCCCATGCCCGGATTCTGGAAAGGAGAGCCAGCCGGCCTGGCACCCCCACATCCAACGCCAGCACAGAGACTCCCACCTCTGAGCAGAACGACGTTGATGAGGACATCATTGATGTGGACGAGGAGCCAGTAGCAGCAGAGCCGGACTATGTGCAGCCCCAGCTGAGGCGGCCTTTTGAGCTGCTTATTGCTGCCGCCATGGAGCGGAACCCCACCCAATTTCAGTTGCCCAATGAACTGACTTGTACCACTGCACTACCAG GTTCTAGCAAGAGGAGAAGAAAGGAGGAAACCACAGGGAAAAATGTAAAGAAGACACAGCATGAATTAGATCACAATGGTCTTGTTCCCTTACCCGTCAAAGTCTGCTTCACGTGTAACAG GAGCTGCCGTGTGGCCCCTCTCATCCAGTGTGACTATTGCCCCCTCCTGTTTCATATGGACTGCCTCGAGCCACCGCTCACTGCCATGCCCCTGGGCAgatggatgtgtccgaatcacatCGAACATGTGGTG CTGAACCAGAAGAATATGACACTGAGCAATCGGTGCCAGGTGTTTGATCGTTTCCAGGACACCATTTCGCAGCATGTCGTCAAAGTGGACTTCCTGAACCGAATCCATAAGAAGCACCCTCCTAACCGCCGTGTGCTCCAGTCAGTCAAAAGAAGAAGCCTGAAG GTTCCCGATGCTATAAAATCTCAGTACCAGTTTCCACCTCCTCTCATTGCACCTGCGGCCATTCGGGACGGGGAACTGATCTGCAATGGGATTCCTGAGGAATCACAGACGCACCTTTTGAACTCTGAGCACTTAGCCACCCAGGCAGAACAGCAAGAG TGGCTCTGTAGTGTTGTTGCGCTCCAGTGCAGCATATTGAAACATTTATCTGCTAAGCAGATGCCTTCGCATTGGGACTCTGAACAGACAGAGAAGGCTGATATTAAGCCTGTTATTGTGACTGACAGCTCAATCACCACATCCCTGCAAACCGCTGACAAGGCACCTACACCTTCCCACTACCCCTTGTCCTGCCCCTCAGGGATTAGCACCCAGAATTCCCTGAGCTGCTCTCCACCCCACCAGCCCCCAGCCCTAGAGGACATCAGCTGCAGTTCTTGTGTGGAAAAATCCAAGAAAGCCCCTTGTGGGACTACCAACGGGCCAGTGAACACAGAGGTGAAAGCCAATGGCCCCCACCTCTACAGCAGCCCCACTGATTCCACGGACCCCCGGCGACTTCCAGGCGCCAACACCCCCCTACCTGGCCTTTCACATCGGCAAGGCTGGCCTCGGCCCCTCACGCCACCAGCGGCTGGGGGGCTTCAGAATCACACCGTCGGCATCATTGTGAAGACAGAGAATGCCACTGGCCCCAGCTCTTGCCCCCAGAGGAGTTTGGTTTCTGTCCCAAGCCTGCCCCCTTCCATTCCCAGCTCTTGTGCCAGCATCGAGAACACCAGCACTTTGCAAAGAAAGACTGTCCAATCACAGATAGGACCTCCGTTGACAGATTCAAGGCCACTGGGCTCACCCCCAAATGCCACCCGGGTGCTCACTCCCCCCCAAGCAGCAGGAGACGGTATCTTGGCCACAGGAGCCAACCAACAACGATTCTGCTCACCAGCGCCATCATCAG ATGGCAAGGTCAGCCCCGGCACGTTATCCATAGGAAGCGCTTTAACCGTACCCTCTTTCCCAGCCAACTCTACTGCCATGGTGGACCTCACCAACTCACTTCGAGCATTTATGGATGTCAATGGAG AAATCGAGATAAATATGCTGGACGAGAAGCTGATCAAGTTTCTGGCCTTGCAGAGAATACATCAGCTTTTCCCCTCCCGGGTCCAGGCTTCACCGGGCAGTGTTGGGACACATCCGCTGACTTCCGGAGGGCACCACACAGAAG TGCAAAGAAAGGAAGTACAGGCCCGAGCTGTGTTCTACCCCCTCTTAGGGTTGGGAGGAGCTGTGAACATGTGCTATCGAACCCTCTacatcgggacag GAGCTGACATGGATGTGTGCCTTACAAACTATGGTCACTGTAACTACGTGTCCGGGAAACATGCCTGCATATTCTACGATGAG AATACCAAACATTATGAGCTGTTAAACTACAGTGAGCATGGGACAACAGTGGACAATGTGCTGTATTCATGTGACTTCTCTGAGAAGACCCCGCCAACCCCCCCAAGCAGTATTGTTGCCAAAGTGCAGAGTGTCATCA GGCGCCGCCGCCACCAGAAACAGGATGAAGAGCCAAGTGAAGAGGCAGCCATGATGAGTTCCCAGGCCCAGGGGCCACCGCGGAGACCCTGCAATTGCAAAGCCAGCAGCTCAAGCTTGATTGGGGGCAGTGGGGCCGGCTGGGAGGGCACGGCCTTACTGCACCATGGCAGCTACATCAAGCTGGGCTGCCTGCAGTTTGTCTTCAGCATCACTGAGTTTGCGACCAAACAGCCCAAAGGCGATGCCAGCCTGCTGCAGGATGGGGTCTTGGCTGAGAAGTTGTCTCTCAAGCCCCACCAGGGTCCTGTGCTGCGCTCCAACTCCGTTCCCTAG